In one Candidatus Nomurabacteria bacterium genomic region, the following are encoded:
- a CDS encoding MBL fold metallo-hydrolase, whose product MQIYWHGLSCVRIEANFGGKDAVLVTDPYANDSGLRFPRTLTPDIVALTHQDEARFPNDAFQNDPFTINTPGEYEVNGFFAYAMPLKSEGDEYPFHLMYRFEVEGMSIGFIGQLNRTLNDEEVKALGNIDILLLPVGGGDRMSAKQAVDTISRVEPRMVVPLAYHVDGLKEELGTADAFCKELVCERNNANKLKISRKDLPSEDLVVTVLERA is encoded by the coding sequence ATGCAGATTTATTGGCACGGACTCTCATGCGTTCGCATCGAAGCGAACTTTGGCGGTAAAGACGCCGTTCTTGTAACGGATCCTTACGCAAATGACAGCGGATTACGTTTTCCGCGTACACTTACTCCAGATATTGTAGCGCTTACTCATCAAGATGAAGCGCGTTTTCCTAATGATGCATTTCAAAATGATCCTTTTACCATCAATACTCCAGGTGAGTATGAAGTAAACGGGTTCTTTGCTTATGCGATGCCCCTTAAGTCAGAAGGGGACGAATATCCTTTTCATCTTATGTATCGTTTTGAGGTTGAAGGGATGTCCATAGGATTTATTGGGCAGCTCAATCGCACATTAAATGATGAAGAGGTAAAAGCTTTAGGAAATATTGATATTTTACTCCTTCCTGTTGGTGGCGGAGATCGTATGAGCGCAAAACAAGCTGTCGATACCATCTCTCGTGTTGAGCCTCGTATGGTTGTGCCACTCGCCTATCATGTAGATGGCCTCAAAGAAGAGCTTGGTACGGCAGATGCTTTCTGCAAAGAACTTGTCTGCGAGCGCAACAATGCCAATAAGCTCAAGATTAGTCGCAAGGATCTCCCATCAGAGGACCTTGTTGTAACCGTCTTAGAACGAGCTTAA
- the rpoC gene encoding DNA-directed RNA polymerase subunit beta', giving the protein MAYFHTEHIKSTDFDSIRLRVASPEVIRGWSYGEVTKPETINYRTQKPEKSGLFAEEIFGPSKDWECYCGKYKKIRYKGIICDKCGVEVTHSLVRRERMGHIELAAPVTHIWFLRSVPSKIGMVLDMSIQSLEKVIYFTVFIITAVDETLREQTVEMVRAEYKGKRKGIESEGERNRERLQKQATEQSWDAGKLNKEMDKAQEEQTRRLEELDADFDIADKELKDLKPLKILTETEYHELSLKYGHVFEAKIGSEAVNALLSSIDLQATVANLSEALKDASEAKHDKLTRRLKLLKSLVQNQIDPSWMVLKVLPVIPPDLRPMVALDGGRFATSDLNDLYRRVINRNNRLKRLLELNAPEVIVRNEKRMLQESVDSLIDNSARSAKAVTAPTGKKRQLKSLADILKGKQGRFRQNLLGKRIDYSGRSVIVVGPNLELHQCGLPKTMALELFKPFIISELINRELVHNIRSANRYIEADHAEVWDILEKIAEDAVVLLNRAPTLHRLGIQGFQPKLIEGKAIQIHPMVCPAFNADFDGDQMAVHIPLTEEARWEAKNLMLSTKNLLKPATGQPVAKPDKDIAWGTYYMTTSLPPVDGKMKMFGSVEEAKYLFNTGKLYIRETIKVRVRQGEPIIETNIGRVLLNELFPKEIGFRNEVIGTKQLSEIVHRTIELRGFERTARFLDEVKSMGFLYITKSGFSYGMGELPALPKQEILQRGDDKVEEIEDQYKEGLLTRKERYNQIIRIWSDVKDQLQRMSKDSLDKEGAVFAMMDSGARGSASQLTNVVGMKGLVSNPAGDIIELPIRSSFREGLDVLEYFISSHGTRKGLTDTALRTANAGYLTRRLVDVAQDVIINAEECGDTEGVIITHEECEEIGEPMLTRLLGRILLKDLKDADKKVLLKKGTLIVEDHVKELQGKEILEANVRSVMTCKLKRGLCQNCYGYDLAYNQMVKLGTAVGIVAAQSIGEPGTQLTMRTFHSGGVAAADITQGLPRVEELFEARIPKRKAILAEVAGKVRIVEGEKRELRTAKGDRLVDNASATRTLVIDHMAETEQVHAFLKRDTVKVEDGQSVKEGAVLIVKADGEEITAPNKGVVSIVKNKLRFVYQAINAWEAEIPSGYTLYVKDGQEVAMGDVLTEGQFDLQELFRLRNQDAVMRYLLKEVLAIYASQGQKLNAKHIEVIIRQMFLRVLVKDAGDTELLPGQIVDRYRVETENKRLLELGKGTTATFRPLFMGITKVALSTESFLSAASFMETARVLIDAAVNGKVDHLEGLKENVIIGRLTPAGTGFGADLSGDEPEPVAAPEEDIADPETKVEKEKEEIKEEA; this is encoded by the coding sequence ATGGCCTATTTCCACACGGAACATATCAAGTCCACGGACTTTGATTCTATCCGCTTGCGCGTCGCCTCTCCTGAGGTGATTCGCGGCTGGTCTTATGGTGAAGTCACCAAACCGGAGACCATTAACTACCGCACACAAAAACCAGAAAAGAGCGGTCTCTTTGCTGAAGAAATTTTCGGTCCGTCAAAAGACTGGGAGTGTTATTGTGGTAAGTATAAGAAGATTCGTTACAAAGGCATTATTTGTGACAAATGTGGCGTTGAAGTCACGCACTCACTCGTTCGTCGCGAACGTATGGGTCACATTGAGCTTGCAGCGCCTGTTACACATATTTGGTTCTTGCGTTCTGTGCCATCCAAAATCGGTATGGTGCTCGACATGTCCATTCAATCACTCGAAAAAGTGATTTACTTCACTGTATTCATTATCACGGCTGTTGACGAAACTCTTCGTGAGCAAACAGTAGAAATGGTACGCGCCGAGTATAAAGGCAAACGCAAAGGCATCGAATCAGAAGGCGAACGTAATCGCGAACGTCTTCAAAAGCAAGCAACCGAGCAAAGCTGGGATGCTGGAAAATTGAACAAAGAGATGGACAAAGCGCAAGAAGAACAAACGCGCCGTCTCGAAGAACTTGATGCGGACTTTGATATCGCCGATAAAGAGCTCAAAGATCTTAAACCTCTTAAGATTCTTACAGAAACCGAATATCACGAACTTTCGCTAAAGTACGGTCATGTTTTTGAAGCAAAAATCGGTTCAGAAGCTGTTAATGCGCTTTTGAGCTCCATTGATCTTCAGGCAACTGTTGCTAATCTCAGCGAAGCACTTAAAGATGCATCAGAAGCAAAACACGATAAACTTACGCGTCGTTTGAAGCTTTTGAAATCACTCGTACAAAATCAAATTGATCCATCCTGGATGGTCTTAAAGGTCTTACCAGTGATCCCACCAGACCTACGTCCGATGGTGGCTCTCGACGGTGGACGCTTTGCGACCTCAGATCTCAATGATCTTTATCGTCGTGTTATTAATCGCAATAACCGTCTTAAGCGTTTACTCGAATTGAATGCTCCAGAAGTTATCGTGCGTAACGAAAAACGCATGTTACAAGAGTCTGTAGATTCACTCATTGATAATAGTGCACGTTCTGCAAAAGCGGTTACAGCCCCAACAGGTAAAAAGCGTCAGCTTAAATCCCTAGCAGATATTTTGAAGGGTAAGCAAGGTCGCTTCCGTCAAAACTTGCTCGGTAAGCGTATCGATTACTCTGGTCGTTCAGTTATCGTCGTTGGTCCGAATCTCGAATTGCACCAATGTGGTCTTCCTAAGACCATGGCACTCGAGCTCTTCAAGCCATTTATCATTTCTGAATTGATTAATCGTGAACTCGTTCACAATATTCGTTCAGCAAACCGCTACATCGAAGCCGATCACGCAGAAGTTTGGGATATTCTCGAAAAAATTGCCGAAGATGCTGTTGTGCTCTTGAACCGTGCACCAACGCTTCATCGTCTTGGTATTCAAGGCTTCCAGCCAAAGCTTATCGAAGGTAAAGCGATTCAAATCCATCCGATGGTATGTCCTGCCTTTAACGCCGATTTCGATGGTGATCAAATGGCTGTTCATATTCCACTTACCGAAGAAGCGCGTTGGGAGGCAAAGAATCTCATGCTTTCGACCAAGAACCTTCTTAAACCTGCTACCGGTCAGCCTGTAGCAAAACCTGATAAGGATATCGCTTGGGGTACGTACTACATGACAACATCTCTTCCTCCGGTAGACGGAAAGATGAAGATGTTTGGCTCAGTAGAAGAAGCAAAATATCTCTTCAATACCGGTAAACTTTATATTCGCGAAACCATTAAGGTACGCGTAAGACAAGGTGAGCCAATCATCGAAACAAATATCGGTCGCGTTCTCTTAAACGAACTCTTTCCAAAAGAAATTGGTTTTAGAAACGAAGTTATCGGTACAAAGCAATTGAGTGAAATTGTGCATCGCACCATTGAACTTCGTGGCTTCGAGCGTACTGCGCGTTTCTTGGACGAAGTGAAATCGATGGGTTTCTTGTACATCACGAAATCTGGTTTCTCGTACGGTATGGGTGAACTCCCTGCTTTACCAAAGCAAGAAATCTTACAACGCGGTGATGACAAAGTCGAAGAAATCGAAGATCAGTACAAAGAAGGTCTTCTTACGAGAAAAGAACGCTATAACCAAATCATTCGTATTTGGTCAGATGTAAAAGATCAGTTGCAGCGCATGTCAAAAGACTCGCTTGATAAAGAAGGAGCTGTGTTTGCCATGATGGACTCCGGTGCTCGTGGTTCAGCTTCTCAGCTTACCAACGTGGTAGGTATGAAAGGTCTTGTTTCAAACCCAGCTGGTGACATTATCGAGCTTCCTATTCGTTCATCGTTCCGCGAAGGTCTAGATGTGCTTGAGTACTTTATTTCGTCTCACGGTACACGTAAGGGTCTTACGGATACGGCTCTTCGTACGGCAAACGCTGGTTACCTTACCCGTCGTCTCGTTGATGTGGCGCAAGATGTCATTATTAACGCAGAAGAATGTGGTGATACCGAAGGTGTTATTATTACACACGAAGAATGTGAAGAAATCGGTGAGCCAATGCTTACGCGTTTGCTTGGTCGTATCTTGCTTAAGGATCTCAAAGACGCAGACAAAAAAGTCCTCCTCAAAAAAGGCACACTTATTGTCGAGGATCACGTCAAAGAGTTACAAGGCAAAGAAATTCTTGAAGCAAACGTGCGTTCAGTGATGACGTGTAAGCTTAAACGCGGTCTTTGTCAGAACTGTTACGGTTACGATCTTGCTTATAACCAAATGGTAAAACTTGGCACAGCTGTTGGTATCGTTGCTGCTCAATCCATTGGTGAGCCTGGTACTCAGCTTACAATGCGTACGTTCCACTCTGGTGGTGTCGCTGCTGCTGATATTACGCAAGGTCTTCCACGTGTTGAAGAATTGTTCGAAGCACGTATCCCTAAGCGCAAAGCGATCTTGGCTGAAGTCGCAGGTAAGGTACGTATTGTTGAAGGCGAAAAACGCGAGTTACGCACCGCAAAGGGCGATCGCCTCGTTGATAACGCTTCTGCTACACGTACACTTGTTATCGACCATATGGCCGAGACAGAACAGGTTCACGCCTTCCTTAAGCGCGACACGGTAAAAGTAGAAGATGGACAAAGCGTAAAAGAAGGAGCCGTACTTATCGTCAAAGCTGACGGCGAAGAAATCACAGCTCCAAACAAGGGTGTGGTGTCGATCGTTAAAAATAAATTACGTTTTGTTTACCAAGCGATTAATGCTTGGGAGGCAGAAATCCCTTCTGGATACACGCTATACGTAAAAGATGGGCAAGAAGTTGCTATGGGTGATGTGCTTACCGAAGGTCAATTTGATCTTCAAGAGCTCTTTAGACTTCGTAACCAAGATGCGGTCATGCGTTACCTTCTTAAAGAGGTTCTCGCGATCTATGCATCACAAGGTCAGAAACTAAATGCAAAGCATATTGAAGTGATCATCCGTCAAATGTTCTTGCGTGTGCTTGTTAAAGACGCTGGTGACACCGAGCTCCTACCAGGGCAAATTGTTGATCGCTATCGTGTTGAAACCGAGAACAAACGTCTTCTCGAACTTGGCAAAGGCACAACAGCAACGTTCCGCCCATTGTTTATGGGTATTACCAAGGTGGCACTTTCTACCGAGTCCTTCTTGTCAGCTGCATCCTTTATGGAAACAGCTCGCGTGCTGATCGACGCAGCCGTAAATGGTAAAGTCGATCATCTCGAAGGTCTAAAAGAAAATGTGATTATCGGTCGTTTAACACCTGCAGGTACTGGCTTCGGCGCAGATCTTTCTGGTGATGAACCAGAACCGGTTGCTGCTCCTGAAGAGGATATCGCAGACCCAGAAACAAAAGTTGAAAAAGAAAAAGAAGAAATAAAAGAAGAAGCATAA
- the ruvC gene encoding crossover junction endodeoxyribonuclease RuvC, with protein MRILGIDPGFDRTGWGVIDVIKNEFRWIGHGCIQTSSKDDFTQRLQETRDGVKRIIEKAKPDLVVVEKLFFSSNAKTAINVGMGRGVILLAIADAGIPMIELTPNQIKQAAAGYGGAKKDQIQEMVKRILKLDDIPKPDDAADALAIAIAGSTMKSRE; from the coding sequence ATGCGCATTCTCGGAATAGATCCAGGATTTGACCGAACGGGTTGGGGCGTTATTGATGTGATAAAAAATGAGTTTCGCTGGATTGGTCATGGCTGTATTCAAACCTCATCAAAAGATGATTTTACTCAACGTCTTCAAGAAACGCGTGACGGAGTAAAGCGTATTATCGAAAAAGCAAAACCTGATCTTGTTGTTGTAGAAAAATTGTTTTTTTCGAGCAATGCGAAAACAGCAATCAATGTTGGAATGGGGAGAGGAGTGATTTTGCTTGCGATTGCAGATGCGGGTATTCCAATGATCGAGTTAACACCAAATCAAATCAAACAAGCTGCCGCAGGGTATGGTGGAGCAAAAAAAGATCAGATACAAGAAATGGTAAAACGTATATTAAAATTGGACGATATTCCAAAACCAGATGATGCAGCGGATGCACTTGCTATCGCGATCGCTGGTTCAACAATGAAATCAAGAGAATAG
- a CDS encoding DoxX family protein — MMNNLLCKTDCHGKCRQWGLLILRVVIGAIFISHGYGKLTGSPSLEMFSGMLGGIGVPAPMFFAWVVALTEFLGGIALVLGIFVKPAAYLLAFVMFIALWRVKGFAIFSKGEIDFALLGATLAIAMMGSGKFGVAHRACGCCKDGVCSAEKADEMKKA; from the coding sequence ATGATGAACAATTTACTTTGTAAGACAGACTGCCATGGCAAATGTCGCCAATGGGGTCTCCTTATTCTTCGCGTGGTTATTGGTGCGATTTTTATTTCGCATGGTTATGGCAAGCTAACTGGCTCGCCTTCACTTGAGATGTTCTCAGGCATGCTTGGTGGAATCGGCGTTCCGGCTCCAATGTTCTTTGCCTGGGTCGTTGCATTAACTGAATTTTTGGGTGGTATTGCTCTTGTGCTTGGTATCTTTGTTAAGCCAGCAGCATATCTATTGGCTTTTGTAATGTTTATCGCCCTCTGGAGAGTTAAAGGCTTTGCTATCTTCTCCAAAGGCGAAATTGATTTTGCCCTTCTTGGTGCAACACTCGCCATTGCTATGATGGGATCTGGTAAATTTGGTGTAGCTCATCGTGCTTGTGGTTGCTGCAAAGACGGTGTCTGCTCAGCAGAGAAAGCTGACGAAATGAAAAAGGCCTAA
- the arfB gene encoding aminoacyl-tRNA hydrolase yields MENPFAIAPILPKAEVESWQPPVIPRHEFRVEYVRSSGPGGQKVNKTSSAVFLRWPIKLSQALTDEQKDLLMENLKNRINDAGELVLKVQELRSQKQNLERAIEIVQELVEKSLKPQIERKATKPSRGAKERRLDEKSKKGAIKMNRKYQPGRDD; encoded by the coding sequence ATGGAAAATCCCTTTGCAATAGCTCCTATTCTTCCAAAAGCTGAGGTAGAAAGCTGGCAACCCCCCGTTATCCCGCGTCATGAATTTCGCGTCGAGTATGTACGATCTTCGGGTCCTGGTGGACAAAAAGTAAATAAAACATCAAGTGCAGTATTCTTACGCTGGCCAATAAAGCTATCGCAAGCGCTTACGGATGAACAAAAAGACCTCCTTATGGAGAACTTAAAAAATCGCATCAATGATGCGGGTGAGCTTGTATTAAAAGTTCAAGAATTACGCTCACAAAAGCAAAATCTCGAGCGAGCTATTGAAATAGTCCAAGAGCTTGTAGAAAAATCCCTTAAACCGCAAATCGAGCGCAAAGCGACCAAACCGAGCAGAGGGGCAAAAGAGCGCCGTTTAGACGAAAAAAGCAAGAAAGGTGCAATAAAAATGAATCGAAAGTATCAGCCAGGGCGTGACGACTAA
- a CDS encoding peptidoglycan bridge formation glycyltransferase FemA/FemB family protein, producing MPWKEIATESEWTALLPKEHQSFLWSWKWGEAQESLGKKVKRIVFIHEDGTRLFAAQAIQQATFFALNYWMLPYGPFELTSATSEQCKQAITQLRDYFVDATFLRIEPRMPEEDYKELGLVPRRSYQPAVTRLIDLTQTEEELLAGMHSKTRYNARLAERHGVKVRVGNAQDIDRYIELEEETAKRDGFKPLSSSYVKKLFQELAPSGLIRLRLAEKEGVLLAASIETVSEDTITYLLELRLLSNEK from the coding sequence ATGCCCTGGAAAGAAATCGCTACTGAATCAGAGTGGACGGCGCTTTTACCAAAAGAGCACCAATCGTTTTTGTGGTCTTGGAAGTGGGGAGAGGCTCAAGAATCATTAGGAAAAAAAGTAAAACGCATCGTTTTTATACATGAAGATGGAACAAGGTTATTTGCTGCACAAGCAATACAGCAAGCAACATTTTTTGCACTCAATTATTGGATGCTTCCTTATGGTCCTTTTGAATTAACGAGTGCAACATCAGAACAATGTAAACAGGCAATCACTCAATTACGAGATTATTTTGTCGATGCCACTTTTTTACGTATCGAACCAAGAATGCCCGAAGAAGACTACAAAGAGTTGGGCTTAGTACCTAGACGCTCTTATCAACCGGCAGTCACTAGACTTATAGATCTCACACAAACAGAAGAAGAGTTACTTGCAGGAATGCATAGCAAAACACGCTACAATGCCCGCCTTGCGGAGCGACACGGAGTAAAGGTGCGTGTAGGCAACGCACAAGATATTGATCGCTACATAGAACTAGAAGAAGAAACAGCAAAACGCGATGGCTTTAAGCCACTAAGCTCCAGCTATGTAAAAAAGCTCTTTCAAGAATTAGCGCCAAGTGGGCTTATTCGTTTACGATTAGCAGAAAAAGAAGGGGTATTGCTTGCAGCGTCTATAGAGACTGTAAGTGAAGATACAATCACCTATCTTTTGGAGCTTCGTCTTCTGAGCAACGAGAAGTAA
- the ruvA gene encoding Holliday junction branch migration protein RuvA has product MIGSLRGEIIEKSIDWMILEVNGVGYRIRISSTVSSDLSGKQNAFLYIHDHVREDQRDLFGFLHLSDLELFEKLLSISGVGPKAALTILSTGSADQVQTAIMAGNLSFLTSVPGVGTKTAQKIILELKGQLVSKEDESSADQEVAQALIGLGYSASQAKEVCKHIPDSITDPSDKVRYALKLLVK; this is encoded by the coding sequence ATGATCGGATCATTACGTGGAGAAATAATAGAAAAAAGCATCGATTGGATGATTCTTGAGGTAAACGGCGTAGGATATCGTATCCGTATCAGCTCTACGGTTTCTTCTGATCTTTCGGGCAAGCAAAACGCTTTTCTTTATATCCATGACCATGTTCGCGAGGACCAAAGAGACTTATTTGGTTTTTTGCATTTAAGTGACCTTGAGCTTTTTGAGAAGCTATTAAGTATCTCAGGCGTTGGACCAAAGGCGGCTCTCACGATTCTTTCTACCGGCTCTGCTGATCAGGTGCAGACGGCCATTATGGCAGGCAACTTATCCTTTTTAACTTCAGTGCCTGGAGTAGGAACAAAAACAGCGCAAAAAATTATTCTTGAGCTTAAAGGGCAGCTCGTTTCTAAAGAAGATGAATCATCTGCCGATCAAGAAGTTGCGCAAGCGCTTATTGGATTGGGTTACTCAGCCTCTCAAGCAAAAGAGGTGTGCAAGCATATTCCTGATAGCATCACGGATCCATCAGACAAAGTACGCTATGCTCTTAAGCTTCTCGTAAAATAA
- the gyrA gene encoding DNA gyrase subunit A, with amino-acid sequence MEEEINNEQPAELPHGVTSAPLVDEVKTAFLDYAMSVIVDRALPDVRDGLKPVHRRILYSMWNSGLRSSAKFRKSATVVGDVLGKYHPHGDSSVYEAMVRMVQEFSLRYPLVRGQGNFGSVDGDSAAAYRYTEAKLSPIAEEMLFDIDKNTVDFRPNYDGSHDEPRVLPGKLPNLVLNGTLGIAVGMATNIPPHNLTEVCNGIIALIENGDLTIEELVAIIPGPDFPTGGIIYDKNAIMQAYATGRGGIVMRAKTEIIEEKAGNFQIIVSELPYQVNKANLLEKMAELVTEKRIEGIRDLRDESNKEGIRMVIDLKKDSYPKKVLNQLFKFTQLQEAFHVNSLCLIDGIQPRILTLKHILEEYISHRKEVVRRRTQYDLDRAKERIHILEGLRIALLHIDEIIATIKKSKDKDEAKSNLMSKFKLSEIQSQAILDMRLQQLANLERLKVEQEWEEKKKIIDELESILASVKKMLNIIKAEVEGLRDKFGDARRTLIIPGPVGEFSMEDLVPQEQCLIMLTDDGYIKRLPPDTFKAQHRGGKGIVGVATKEEDAVRTMFTTNTHTEIMFFTSRGRVFRLKAYELPQATRTSKGQAIVNFLQLAPGEKVTVTLPMDDIDGSKHLVMVTRQGTIKKSGIEEFSNVRRSGLIAITLHESDELVWVKPSSGKDDISLVTREGQSIRFNEDGVRSMGRTAAGVRGITLKGKDYVVAMDVINPKLADKGELALFVITQNGMGKRTDVSEYRAQGRGGSGIRTAKVSAKTGGVVNAYISSKEDERDLVMISKKGIVVRTPFKSVPELSRDTQGVRLMRFKEDGDLVSSVTFVEHGEVTTDEE; translated from the coding sequence ATGGAAGAAGAAATCAACAACGAGCAACCAGCAGAGTTGCCACACGGTGTCACATCCGCTCCACTTGTGGACGAAGTAAAGACGGCCTTTTTGGACTATGCCATGTCCGTTATTGTTGACCGTGCTTTGCCAGATGTCCGTGATGGCTTAAAACCGGTTCATCGACGCATTCTCTACTCAATGTGGAACTCTGGTTTGCGTTCAAGCGCAAAGTTTCGTAAGTCAGCAACGGTTGTTGGTGACGTGCTTGGTAAGTATCACCCTCATGGTGATTCATCGGTTTACGAAGCAATGGTGCGTATGGTGCAAGAGTTTTCTTTGCGCTATCCACTTGTGCGTGGTCAAGGTAACTTTGGTTCGGTAGATGGTGACTCTGCTGCTGCCTATCGTTATACAGAAGCCAAGCTCTCACCGATTGCCGAAGAAATGCTTTTTGATATCGATAAAAATACCGTTGATTTTCGTCCAAACTACGACGGTTCACATGATGAGCCGCGTGTATTACCGGGCAAACTTCCTAATCTTGTTTTAAACGGTACACTCGGTATTGCTGTAGGTATGGCAACGAATATTCCGCCACATAACCTTACGGAGGTTTGTAACGGTATTATCGCGCTTATCGAAAACGGCGACCTCACCATCGAAGAGCTTGTTGCTATTATCCCTGGTCCTGATTTTCCTACCGGTGGTATTATTTATGACAAAAACGCCATCATGCAGGCCTATGCAACAGGCCGTGGCGGTATCGTCATGCGTGCAAAAACAGAAATTATAGAAGAAAAAGCAGGTAATTTTCAAATTATCGTGAGTGAATTGCCTTACCAAGTAAACAAAGCAAATCTTCTCGAAAAGATGGCTGAGCTTGTGACAGAAAAGCGTATCGAAGGCATTCGTGATCTTCGTGACGAATCCAACAAAGAGGGTATTCGCATGGTGATTGATCTCAAAAAAGATTCCTATCCAAAGAAAGTTCTCAATCAGCTCTTTAAGTTTACACAGCTCCAAGAGGCGTTTCACGTAAACTCACTTTGTTTGATTGATGGTATTCAGCCACGTATTTTGACGCTTAAACACATTCTTGAAGAATACATCTCTCATCGCAAAGAAGTGGTGCGTCGTCGTACGCAATACGATCTTGACCGCGCAAAAGAACGTATTCATATCTTAGAAGGTTTGCGTATTGCGCTTTTGCATATCGATGAAATCATCGCAACGATTAAAAAATCCAAAGACAAGGATGAGGCAAAATCAAATTTGATGTCCAAGTTTAAGCTTTCAGAAATCCAGTCACAAGCGATTCTCGATATGCGTTTGCAACAACTCGCAAACCTTGAGCGTTTAAAAGTTGAACAAGAATGGGAAGAGAAAAAGAAAATTATTGATGAACTTGAATCGATTCTTGCATCCGTAAAAAAGATGTTAAATATCATTAAAGCCGAAGTCGAAGGCTTGCGCGACAAGTTTGGTGACGCACGTCGTACGCTCATCATCCCTGGTCCTGTTGGAGAGTTTTCTATGGAGGATCTTGTGCCACAAGAACAGTGTCTGATCATGCTTACCGACGATGGGTACATCAAGCGATTACCTCCGGATACATTTAAAGCTCAACATCGTGGCGGTAAGGGTATCGTTGGTGTTGCCACAAAAGAAGAAGATGCTGTGCGTACCATGTTTACAACAAATACGCATACCGAAATCATGTTCTTTACGAGTCGTGGTCGCGTCTTCCGTCTTAAAGCCTACGAGTTACCACAAGCAACACGTACATCTAAAGGACAAGCAATTGTAAACTTCTTGCAACTTGCTCCAGGCGAAAAGGTCACCGTCACCTTGCCAATGGATGATATCGATGGTTCAAAACATCTTGTGATGGTCACGCGTCAAGGAACAATTAAAAAATCTGGTATCGAAGAATTCTCCAATGTAAGACGATCCGGTCTTATCGCGATTACACTTCATGAATCAGACGAGCTTGTCTGGGTAAAGCCATCAAGCGGTAAGGATGATATCTCGCTCGTTACTCGCGAAGGTCAAAGTATTCGCTTTAACGAAGACGGTGTTCGCTCAATGGGTCGCACAGCCGCCGGTGTTCGTGGTATCACTCTCAAAGGCAAAGACTATGTTGTGGCAATGGATGTCATTAATCCAAAGCTTGCAGACAAAGGTGAGCTCGCGCTCTTCGTTATTACACAAAACGGTATGGGTAAACGCACCGATGTGAGCGAATATCGCGCACAAGGCCGTGGCGGATCTGGTATTCGTACAGCAAAAGTCAGTGCAAAAACGGGTGGTGTTGTAAACGCTTATATCTCAAGCAAAGAGGATGAACGTGATCTCGTGATGATCTCCAAAAAAGGTATCGTCGTTCGAACGCCGTTCAAGTCCGTGCCTGAGCTTAGCCGTGACACACAAGGTGTCCGTCTCATGCGCTTTAAAGAAGATGGTGATCTCGTAAGCTCGGTAACATTTGTCGAGCACGGAGAAGTCACGACAGACGAAGAATAA
- a CDS encoding peptidoglycan bridge formation glycyltransferase FemA/FemB family protein gives MAPFALHLEAIKAAKSEGKHWYDLWGCNPESEEDLFYKPSWKGITRFKSGWGGELVRYAGTWDLPLQKKMYTLIQRIRNI, from the coding sequence ATGGCTCCATTTGCGCTTCATCTTGAAGCTATCAAAGCAGCAAAGTCAGAAGGGAAGCATTGGTATGACTTGTGGGGATGTAATCCAGAGAGTGAAGAAGACCTTTTCTATAAACCAAGTTGGAAAGGTATCACACGTTTTAAATCCGGTTGGGGAGGTGAACTTGTACGGTATGCAGGAACCTGGGATTTACCATTGCAAAAAAAGATGTACACCTTGATTCAAAGAATACGTAATATCTAA